One genomic region from Polynucleobacter sp. MWH-P3-07-1 encodes:
- the rpmH gene encoding 50S ribosomal protein L34 produces MKRTYQPSVTRRKRTHGFRIRMKTKSGRAVLNARRAKGRKRLAV; encoded by the coding sequence ATGAAAAGAACATACCAACCCTCAGTTACACGTCGTAAGCGTACCCACGGCTTTCGTATTCGCATGAAAACCAAAAGCGGGCGTGCAGTATTGAATGCTCGCCGTGCAAAGGGCCGCAAACGTTTGGCTGTGTAA